The Pecten maximus chromosome 14, xPecMax1.1, whole genome shotgun sequence genome includes a region encoding these proteins:
- the LOC117342591 gene encoding uncharacterized protein LOC117342591, with protein sequence MEINYKCLPASDCCLAVIFCAASAYTHEEIKSYKGLTAYNQFVNGWVRDVKVCEINGVCLHTARVMHSQRLNEKPLAPWVIIQTDGKVLAAHCNCMAGLGEACTHIAAMLFSIEATFKVRQARTVTETKAYWLPASVKGVKYAKIKDIDFTSAKSKKKNLDAQFSDTPSSKRGIMQHKQVEPPTDEEIMGFLQKLSQTGAQSAILTVKQAFQAPFVPKVLDEQFPKMLTELLRQDMLQSSFSDILKYCEDINVKVSKEEAESVEKATRQQAQSKLWNRFRSGRITASRMYSVCHSSPAAPSESLIKAVCNPESAKFTSTATSWGCTHENVARETYNEALQTLHDNFAVEAVGLTLNPDFPLFGASPDGTVSCDCCGEGVVEIKCPYCVRSSSLDMYTGASSCLEETDGERKTLKKKHPYYYQVQTQIHLCGKEYADFVVWTEREVHIERIEPDNELWEEIKEKAASFHAMAIMPELVGKFYSRINTAPLLSLRNDGESNLADANRQDIYCFCQQGETDTMVACDNQNCNYQWFHLSCLKLTKSKLPKGKWFCPDCSRLPGNRRKKGVTKKRKEQ encoded by the exons AtggaaataaattataaatgcTTACCTGCTAGTGATTGTTGTCTGGCAGTCATCTTCTGTGCAG CAAGTGCATACACCCACGAGGAAATAAAATCTTACAAAGGATTGACTGCGTACAACCAGTTTGTCAACGGATGGGTTCGGGATGTTAAAGTTTGTGAAATCAATGGCGTCTGTCTACACACTGCACGG GTGATGCATTCACAGCGTCTGAACGAAAAACCTTTGGCACCATGGGTGATCATCCAAACTGATGGAAAAGTTTTAGCTGCACACTGTAACTGCATGGCTGGATTGGGAGAGGCATGTACACATATCGCTGCAATGTTGTTTTCAATTGAAGCTACATTTAAAGTCAGACAGGCAAGAACTGTCACAGAAACAAAAGCGTACTGGCTTCCAGCATCAGTGAAAGGtgtaaaatatgcaaaaattaAAGACATAGATTTTACATCTGCAAAGTCAAAGAAGAAGAATTTGGATGCACAGTTCAGTGACACACCATCATCCAAAAGAGGGATTATGCAACACAAACAGGTGGAACCGCCTACTGATGAGGAAATCATGGGTTTCCTGCAGAAACTCAGCCAAACAGGGGCTCAGTCTGCAATATTGACTGTAAAGCAAGCGTTCCAGGCACCATTTGTTCCAAAAGTGTTGGATGAACAGTTTCCCAAGATGTTGACTGAACTGTTGAGACAGGACATGCTTCAGTCATCATTTAGTGATATCCTAAAATATTGTGAGGACATTAATGTCAAAGTTTCGAAGGAGGAAGCTGAAAGTGTTGAGAAAGCAACCAGACAGCAGGCACAAAGTAAACTGTGGAACCGCTTCAGAAGTGGTAGAATAACTGCATCTCGGATGTATTCTGTATGCCACAGCAGCCCTGCAGCCCCTTCGGAAAGCCTTATCAAAGCGGTATGTAATCCTGAGTCAGCAAAATTTACCTCGACTGCAACATCTTGGGGATGTACTCATGAAAATGTTGCCAGGGAAACCTATAATGAAGCATTACAAACTCTTCATGACAACTTTGCGGTTGAGGCAGTTGGACTAACTTTAAATCCAGACTTCCCCTTATTTGGAGCCTCACCTGATGGAACTGTGTCATGTGATTGCTGTGGAGAAGGAGTTGTGGAAATCAAATGCCCATACTGTGTACGTTCGTCAAGCCTTGATATGTATACTGGAGCATCTTCATGTCTTGAAGAAACAGATGGTGAACgtaaaacattaaagaaaaaacatCCATACTACTATCAGGTACAGACTCAGATACATTTATGTGGGAAAGAATATGCAGACTTTGTTGTGTGGACTGAGAGAGAAGTACACATTGAAAGAATTGAACCGGACAATGAACTGTGGGAGGAAATTAAAGAGAAGGCAGCTAGCTTCCATGCCATGGCTATCATGCCAGAGTTAGTTGGAAAATTCTACTCCCGAATAAACACAGCACCATTGCTGTCATTGAGAAATGATGGAGAATCAAACCTCGCTGATGCAAACAGACAGGACATATATTGCTTCTGTCAGCAAGGGGAAACTGATACGATGGTAGCATGTGACAACCAGAACTGCAATTATCAGTGGTTTCATTTGTCATGCCTTAAGCTGACAAAGTCGAAACTTCCTAAAGGAAAGTGGTTTTGTCCTGACTGTTCGCGTTTACCAGGAAACCGCAGGAAGAAGGGTGTAACAAAGAAAAGGAAAGAACAATGA
- the LOC117342590 gene encoding uncharacterized protein LOC117342590 has translation MARPVRVVLTTRGVHFWSVVGHGESKRLGKLLVGVEAPAVLGRSRCPQWEGQSFFHLPAVITSQGEKTHGLSEKRRRLWLTKISRADLEPSSYPYLRVCSEHFVSGKPSSLYPENSADWAPSLKLGHHKQTTVINPTPERESRLKGRVEKRRNVEAAQSLVALFNSKEVTTDHELDESEEAHPDVQMDTNRIGDEAEFDKSMQTEISSGNINAMESELNRLLVENIGLKEQLAASSITEDTFKADDEKVKFFTGLPSFAVLMTLFWFVEPEISCSHNSSLTKFQKMVLVLMRLKLNLPVTFLADKFKVSASTVSRTMLSVLNTLHIKLKPLIYWPTKEERRQTMPIDAYGGRASDKFITKDSEFLNKLEYGDVVLADRGFDIAEEVAQVNGEVRIPAFTKGKDQLAAVDVESTRRLAHVRIHVERVIGLVRNKYKIMHDTLPLDYFNSVDESTPTIDKIVTVCCALTNMCKSVVPFD, from the exons ATGGCTCGCCCAGTTCGCGTTGTCCTGACAACGAGGGGTGTCCACTTCTGGTCAGTCGTTGGACATGGCGAGTCCAAACGCTTAGGTAAATTATTGGTAGGGGTGGAAGCTCCCGCTGTGCTGGGTCGGTCGCGCTGTCCCCA GTGGGAGGGACAGAGTTTCTTTCATTTACCGGCCGTTATCACATCTCAAGGCGAAAAGACGCATGGACTCTCAGAAAAACGAAGGAGGTTGTGGTTGACTAAAATCAGTAGAGCAGATCTTGAACCGTCGTCCTACCCATACTTGAGAGTTTGTTCGGAACATTTCGTTTCAG GAAAACCTTCCAGTCTTTATCCTGAAAACTCAGCTGACTGGGCTCCTTCACTGAAACTTGGCCATCATAAGCAGACAACAGTGATCAACCCCACTCCAGAAAGGGAAAGTCGATTGAAAGGCAGAGTGGAAAAGAGAAGGAATGTGGAAGCAGCACAATCTCTTGTTGCACTTTTCAATTCCAAAGAGGTTACAACTGATCATGAGCTCGATGAATCTGAGGAAGCCCACCCTGATGTTCAGATGGACACCAACAGGATAGGAGATGAGGCAGAATTTGACAAATCCATGCAAACAGAGATTTCATCAGGTAACATAAATGCTATGGAGAGTGAACTCAATAGGTTGCTTGTCGAAAACATTGGATTGAAGGAACAGTTGGCAGCTTCTTCAATTACTGAGGACACATTCAAAGCTGATGATGAGAAAGTGAAGTTTTTTACTGGTTTGCCATCATTTGCTGTTCTGATGACACTGTTTTGGTTTGTTGAACCTGAAATATCCTGCTCACACAACAGCTCCTTGACCAAATTTCAGAAGATGGTGCTGGTGCTAATGCGGCTAAAATTGAACTTGCCTGTAACCTTTTTGGCAGACAAATTTAAGGTTTCTGCTTCAACAGTGTCCAGAACTATGTTAAGTGTTCTAAACACATTACACATAAAATTGAAGCCTCTAATATATTGGCCGACGAAGGAGGAACGACGACAAACAATGCCTAT TGATGCGTATGGAGGACGTGCTTCAGACAAATTCATAACAAAGGACAGTGAATTTCTTAATAAGTTGGAATATGGGGATGTTGTTCTTGCTGACCGTGGATTTGACATAGCAGAGGAGGTGGCTCAAGTCAACGGTGAAGTTCGGATACCAGCATTCACAAAGGGAAAGGATCAGTTGGCAGCTGTTGATGTTGAAAGCACCAGAAGACTTGCACATGTGCGCATTCATGTTGAAAGGGTTATTGGTTTAGTTAGGAACAAGTATAAGATCATGCACGACACTTTGCCTCTTGACTATTTCAACTCGGTAGATGAGTCTACTCCTACAATTGACAAGATTGTGACTGTATGTTGTGCGCTTACAAATATGTGTAAATCTGTAGTGCCATTTGATTAG
- the LOC117342592 gene encoding uncharacterized protein LOC117342592, translated as MPRYGAFYFTEDNTTGIAPLTIVTSSETIKADSEVTCLWDGKTVKAVVINISNSRALLQEKIDCYEPPEDHLTTTSPVGTTTSPVGTTTSPVVTTKSKKVSKKNNTSRSFVAQTLASGPAATPTVTDHVEPQEAAYQLDDDIQDIVDSCQDSTRSQTTQTSTAATFNNTTQTPISLQGTWNVSGRVSVGPSKRRLNPDKIEIVRREVFTYFPCLPSEEKKLWSDCVRGIDKANVYLWNVIRKKYNLSAIMDYLS; from the exons ATGCCACGCTATGGGGCATTCTACTTCACAGAGGACAACACCACAGGAATTGCTCCTTTAACGATAGTGACCAGCAGTGAGACAATTAAGGCTGATTCAGAAGTGACATGTCTTTGGGATGGCAAAACTGTCAAGGCAGTTGTAATCAACATAAgca attCCAGGGCTCTTCTACAGGAAAAGATTGACTGTTATGAACCCCCAGAGGACCATTTAACAACCACCTCACCTGTCGGCACAACCACCTCACCTGTCGGCACAACCACCTCACCTGTCGTCACAACCAAATCCAAGAAAGTTTCTAAA aAAAACAACACTTCCAGATCCTTTGTTGCTCAGACATTGGCATCAGGACCAGCAGCAACTCCAACAGTTACTGATCATGTTGAACCACAGGAAGCAGCATACCAACTAGATGACGACATACAGGATATTGTAGACAGTTGCCAAGACAGTACACGGTCACAGACCACACAGACATCCACTGCCGCAACATTCAACAATACGACCCAAACACCAATCTCTTTGCAAGGAACTTG GAATGTTAGTGGACGTGTTAGTGTTGGGCCTTCAAAGCGACGACTTAATCCAGACAAGATTGAAATTGTGCGAAGAGAAGTATTCACATACTTTCCGTGTCTACCCTCTGAGGAGAAGAAACTGTGGTCAGACTGTGTGCGAGGTATTGACAAGGCAAATGTCTATCTGTGGAATGTGATTCGCAAGAAGTACAACCTTTCAGCCATCATGGATTACCTATCATAG